Proteins encoded together in one Pontiella desulfatans window:
- a CDS encoding oligosaccharide flippase family protein yields the protein MTDESHHHRTEQGGGGFFSREAMGSIPWMVLSKLVLFFVYFGISILTVNALGKEKYGVYSLMMNISAYMLMLCGLGLGVALMRYVPELAARRNRFGLIHLLWKSATLQLIAVLALSMVLTSLSGPLQRLFKAEHVEHFHFYLKLACGLTGLLLLKDFVGTVFTSLFKTRTVAILSIASGILWFITLWSWLGMRPEVGTVFAVQLVSVGTIYAIGALALFRYVKNLPWEVKEFGIGKKRALSFSATVMLSSILRMVMFKYSEIFFLAAIAGTTVAGIYDLGYTLPYTVITFLPLAFLPIFTAAFAEAYVRDNSCLGALIKSYYKLLMMVSLPVAVLGSFFCPVAYRIIYDGEMDEAGLIASAFCMVLVLPLVSMPLSAAIKAKEKVLNMVPMLILQIVVNIFLDWLLIVHYRMGVWGGILAVAGTFVLTIPFRLLVVRGIIGGIHFPAAFCLRITAALAALGWGMHWVAEKTRLFEVFESRLVNMAVLFAIGGIYLGLFLLAVRHLRLIRRSDVQDFQALDIKKLNAVLGFLVKGA from the coding sequence ATGACCGACGAATCCCATCACCATCGAACGGAGCAGGGGGGCGGCGGCTTCTTTTCGCGCGAAGCGATGGGGAGCATCCCGTGGATGGTGCTGAGCAAGCTGGTGCTCTTCTTCGTCTACTTCGGCATCAGTATCCTGACGGTCAACGCGCTCGGCAAGGAAAAGTATGGGGTCTATAGCCTGATGATGAACATCTCGGCCTACATGCTTATGCTGTGCGGGCTGGGACTGGGGGTTGCCCTCATGCGCTATGTGCCGGAGCTGGCCGCCCGTAGGAACCGCTTCGGGTTGATCCATCTGCTCTGGAAATCCGCCACCTTGCAACTGATCGCCGTGTTGGCGCTCTCGATGGTGTTGACCTCCCTCTCCGGGCCGCTGCAGCGCCTGTTCAAAGCCGAGCACGTCGAACACTTCCACTTCTACCTCAAGCTGGCCTGCGGCCTGACCGGCCTGCTGCTGCTCAAGGATTTTGTCGGAACCGTGTTCACCTCCCTGTTCAAGACCCGGACGGTTGCCATCCTTTCCATCGCCTCCGGCATCCTCTGGTTCATCACGCTTTGGTCGTGGCTTGGGATGCGCCCGGAGGTCGGCACCGTCTTCGCCGTACAGCTCGTTTCCGTCGGGACGATCTACGCCATTGGAGCCCTCGCGCTATTCCGCTACGTGAAAAACCTCCCGTGGGAGGTGAAGGAATTCGGCATCGGGAAAAAACGGGCGCTCTCCTTTTCCGCGACGGTTATGCTCAGCTCGATCCTGCGCATGGTCATGTTCAAGTATTCCGAGATTTTTTTCCTGGCCGCCATCGCGGGCACCACCGTGGCCGGCATCTACGACCTGGGCTACACGCTGCCCTACACCGTGATCACCTTCCTTCCGCTGGCGTTCCTCCCCATCTTCACCGCGGCCTTTGCCGAGGCCTATGTGAGGGACAACAGCTGCCTCGGGGCGCTGATCAAGTCCTACTACAAGCTATTGATGATGGTGTCGCTTCCGGTGGCGGTGCTGGGCTCCTTTTTTTGCCCGGTGGCCTACCGCATCATCTACGACGGCGAAATGGACGAAGCGGGGCTGATTGCCTCCGCCTTCTGCATGGTGCTGGTTTTGCCGCTCGTCTCCATGCCGCTCTCCGCCGCCATCAAGGCCAAGGAAAAGGTGCTGAACATGGTGCCGATGCTCATCCTCCAGATCGTCGTCAACATCTTCCTCGACTGGTTGCTGATCGTGCACTATCGGATGGGGGTCTGGGGCGGCATCCTTGCCGTGGCGGGCACCTTCGTGCTCACCATCCCGTTCCGCCTGCTGGTGGTGCGCGGCATCATTGGCGGCATCCATTTCCCGGCCGCCTTCTGCCTGCGCATCACCGCGGCGCTCGCCGCGCTGGGGTGGGGGATGCACTGGGTTGCCGAAAAGACCCGGCTCTTTGAAGTCTTCGAGAGCCGCCTCGTCAACATGGCCGTCCTGTTTGCCATTGGCGGAATCTACCTCGGACTCTTCCTGCTGGCCGTCCGCCATCTCCGGCTCATCCGCCGTTCCGACGTCCAGGACTTCCAAGCCTTGGATATCAAGAAACTCAACGCCGTTCTGGGCTTCCTTGTAAAAGGTGCGTAA
- a CDS encoding sulfatase-like hydrolase/transferase: MKRRVFIYTATLASTLPAAAKPQERPNILWLTCEDNNIDWVGCYGNPHADTPNIDQLAAEGFQYMHAYANAPVCAPSRSTWITGMLSISNGTFPMRSRNEIPHDRIKYYPDYLKANGYYVGNSTKTDYNIGGRDDKSAWDNPGKVKWDELKKNQPFFQIVNSTTSHESRAQGDVENTLHDPANTRLRAYHPDLPDVRKNYAKYHDAMKRMDGEIGASLKKLEALGLAENTIVIHNSDHGGVLPRSKRYIFQSGIHCPLIVRIPERYKHLRPAAQPGSKIDRLVSFVDMPKTWLSLTGSEVPGHMQGTVFLGPGTEPEKEFHFAFRGRMDERLENARAVCDKRFLYIRNYMPYVPWVQHLDYLWKMKATQAWEAHVQSGKASEVQARFFKPKDWTEELYDMQKDPDDINNLVDNPEYQQVVNRMRKNLRKQQLEIHDSGLLPESEMVKRAADHNLTIHDMVRDPKLYNLSALLDAADLALEEKKENLPALEQLLASPDAGIRYWGMVGFFLLNESKPASGALRDESHEVRAMAAWLLIKGGSKKQGFACLDELLKQESYATLTVLNMVDWLGDEGKELMPTVRALAPKKKSYEERMKNNLVQKLG; the protein is encoded by the coding sequence ATGAAAAGACGCGTATTCATCTATACAGCGACACTCGCTTCAACCTTACCAGCGGCGGCAAAACCCCAAGAACGGCCAAATATCCTTTGGCTGACGTGCGAGGACAACAATATTGACTGGGTGGGTTGCTATGGCAACCCGCACGCCGACACACCGAACATTGACCAGCTGGCGGCAGAGGGTTTCCAATATATGCATGCCTATGCGAACGCGCCGGTATGCGCGCCGAGCCGCAGCACGTGGATTACCGGCATGCTGTCGATCTCGAACGGCACCTTCCCGATGCGCAGCCGCAACGAGATTCCGCACGACCGCATTAAGTATTATCCCGATTATCTCAAGGCCAACGGCTACTATGTCGGCAACAGCACCAAGACCGACTACAACATTGGCGGGCGCGATGACAAATCGGCATGGGACAACCCCGGAAAGGTGAAGTGGGACGAGCTGAAGAAAAACCAGCCCTTCTTCCAGATCGTCAACTCCACCACCTCGCATGAAAGCAGGGCGCAGGGCGATGTGGAAAACACCCTCCACGACCCGGCCAACACCCGGTTGCGCGCCTACCACCCCGATCTCCCCGATGTCCGCAAGAACTATGCGAAATACCACGATGCCATGAAGCGGATGGATGGCGAGATCGGCGCATCGCTCAAAAAGCTCGAGGCGCTGGGGCTGGCGGAAAACACGATCGTCATCCACAACTCCGACCACGGCGGCGTACTGCCGCGCAGCAAGCGCTATATTTTCCAGAGCGGGATCCACTGCCCGTTGATCGTTCGCATTCCGGAGCGCTACAAGCATCTCCGGCCGGCCGCGCAACCGGGCAGCAAGATCGACCGACTGGTCAGCTTCGTCGACATGCCGAAGACGTGGCTGAGCCTGACGGGCTCGGAAGTGCCGGGCCACATGCAGGGAACCGTGTTCCTGGGCCCCGGCACCGAACCGGAGAAGGAGTTCCATTTCGCCTTCCGCGGCCGCATGGACGAACGCCTTGAAAATGCACGGGCCGTTTGCGACAAACGGTTCCTCTACATCCGCAACTACATGCCCTACGTGCCGTGGGTGCAGCACTTGGACTATCTCTGGAAAATGAAGGCGACGCAGGCCTGGGAAGCCCATGTGCAATCCGGCAAGGCCAGCGAGGTGCAGGCGCGCTTCTTCAAGCCCAAGGATTGGACGGAAGAGCTCTACGACATGCAGAAGGATCCGGACGACATCAACAATCTGGTCGATAACCCCGAGTACCAGCAGGTGGTCAACCGCATGCGCAAGAACCTGCGGAAACAGCAGCTCGAAATCCACGACTCCGGCCTGTTGCCGGAATCGGAGATGGTGAAGCGCGCCGCCGACCACAACCTGACGATCCACGACATGGTGCGCGATCCAAAGCTCTACAACCTATCCGCCCTGCTCGACGCCGCCGACCTGGCACTGGAAGAGAAGAAGGAAAACCTCCCCGCCTTGGAACAACTGCTGGCAAGCCCGGATGCCGGCATCCGCTATTGGGGCATGGTGGGCTTCTTCCTGTTGAACGAGTCCAAGCCGGCGTCGGGGGCATTGCGGGACGAGTCGCACGAAGTGCGCGCCATGGCCGCGTGGCTGCTGATTAAAGGCGGCAGCAAGAAACAGGGATTCGCCTGCCTGGATGAGCTGCTCAAGCAGGAATCCTACGCGACGCTGACCGTGCTCAACATGGTCGATTGGCTCGGCGACGAAGGCAAGGAGCTGATGCCCACCGTCCGCGCGCTGGCGCCGAAGAAAAAGTCGTATGAAGAGCGGATGAAGAACAACCTGGTCCAGAAACTGGGGTAA
- a CDS encoding putative quinol monooxygenase: MKTIANIAMVVCAAVLLSGCTITKFTATERGNAGRELLDLHEAHEKKIIGDAEYQRLKTKILERSKDSINKKRKGSSKDMVHVIAFIKVKPEHREELIKIFNANVPNVLAEDGCIQYTLTTDTDSGIGIQQRDETILTVIEKWESLEALQAHLEAPHMDQYRQDTEGMTEGVELRVLQDT, encoded by the coding sequence ATGAAAACAATAGCGAACATTGCAATGGTCGTTTGCGCGGCGGTGCTGCTGTCCGGATGCACCATTACCAAATTTACAGCCACCGAGCGTGGCAATGCGGGGCGCGAACTCCTCGACCTGCACGAAGCCCATGAGAAAAAGATCATTGGCGATGCCGAATACCAACGGCTGAAAACCAAGATTCTTGAACGAAGCAAGGATTCCATAAACAAAAAACGAAAAGGGAGCAGCAAAGATATGGTTCATGTAATTGCGTTCATTAAAGTGAAGCCCGAACACCGCGAAGAGCTGATCAAGATCTTCAACGCCAATGTGCCGAACGTACTGGCGGAGGATGGGTGCATCCAGTACACGCTGACCACGGACACCGACAGCGGCATCGGCATCCAGCAAAGGGATGAAACCATCCTAACGGTGATTGAAAAATGGGAATCCCTTGAAGCGTTGCAAGCCCACCTCGAGGCGCCGCACATGGATCAATACCGCCAGGACACGGAGGGCATGACCGAAGGTGTGGAACTGCGCGTACTGCAAGATACCTAA
- a CDS encoding RtcB family protein, which yields MIKLGVPQGPALKEAIGAARKAAAKGVKKRELLEQVKAVLESPADFAEDEVFGELSKALTDNPSARPAEVFEPRESRAPYQVWGEGLDASAIEQMNNATDLPVSVAGALMPDAHMGYGLPIGGVLATQDCVIPYAVGMDIACRMKMTVMDLPVSHIRGEEGRLRNALERETEFGVGAGFSKRHEHGVMDADWSVSPVTNKNKDKAWFQLGSSGSGNHFVEFGTLTLEEPELGLEAGTYVALLSHSGSRGTGGEVAKHYSRLAMELHPELPKQLKHLAWLELDSAYGQEYWHAMQLMGEYAAANHELIHQSIAKILGAQVLADVENHHNFAWKEKHFGQEVVVHRKGATPATQDTLGIIPGSMATPGFVVRGKGNAASMNSASHGAGRAMSRTATKNSCTWSQAKTFLAENDVVLISAGLDEVPMGYKDIHEVMAAQTDLVEVIARFDPKLVKMAPEEQKRRRR from the coding sequence ATGATTAAGCTGGGTGTGCCGCAGGGTCCGGCGCTGAAGGAAGCGATTGGCGCGGCGCGGAAGGCGGCGGCGAAGGGCGTTAAGAAGCGCGAGCTGCTGGAGCAGGTGAAGGCGGTGCTGGAATCGCCTGCCGACTTTGCTGAGGATGAGGTTTTTGGCGAACTGTCGAAAGCACTGACGGATAATCCATCTGCCCGTCCCGCAGAGGTGTTCGAGCCGCGCGAATCGCGCGCGCCCTACCAGGTTTGGGGCGAAGGGCTGGACGCGAGCGCCATCGAGCAAATGAACAATGCCACCGATCTTCCGGTCTCGGTTGCGGGTGCGCTGATGCCGGACGCCCACATGGGGTATGGCCTGCCGATCGGCGGGGTGCTGGCCACGCAGGATTGCGTGATCCCGTACGCGGTCGGAATGGATATTGCCTGCCGCATGAAGATGACGGTGATGGATCTGCCGGTGTCGCACATTCGCGGCGAGGAAGGGCGGTTGCGCAATGCGCTGGAACGCGAGACGGAGTTCGGTGTCGGCGCGGGTTTTTCGAAACGCCACGAGCACGGCGTGATGGATGCCGACTGGTCGGTGAGTCCGGTGACGAACAAAAACAAAGACAAGGCTTGGTTTCAGCTCGGTTCGAGCGGGTCGGGCAACCATTTCGTGGAGTTCGGCACGCTAACGCTCGAAGAGCCGGAACTGGGGCTGGAGGCCGGAACCTATGTGGCGCTGCTGTCGCATAGCGGGAGCCGCGGCACGGGCGGCGAGGTGGCGAAGCACTACAGCCGGCTGGCGATGGAGCTGCATCCGGAACTACCGAAACAGTTGAAGCACCTGGCGTGGCTAGAGCTGGATTCGGCCTATGGCCAGGAATATTGGCACGCGATGCAGCTGATGGGCGAATATGCCGCCGCCAACCACGAACTGATCCACCAATCGATCGCCAAAATCCTCGGCGCGCAGGTGTTGGCCGATGTGGAAAACCACCATAACTTTGCCTGGAAGGAAAAACACTTTGGCCAGGAGGTGGTCGTCCACCGCAAGGGGGCGACCCCCGCGACGCAGGATACGCTCGGCATCATTCCCGGCTCGATGGCGACCCCCGGCTTCGTGGTGCGCGGCAAGGGCAATGCGGCATCGATGAATTCCGCCTCGCACGGCGCGGGGCGCGCGATGAGCCGCACGGCCACCAAAAACAGTTGCACGTGGAGCCAGGCCAAAACGTTTTTGGCCGAAAACGACGTGGTGCTGATCTCCGCCGGACTCGACGAGGTACCGATGGGCTATAAGGATATCCACGAAGTGATGGCCGCCCAAACCGACCTCGTCGAGGTCATTGCCCGCTTCGATCCGAAGCTGGTAAAGATGGCGCCGGAGGAGCAGAAGCGGCGGCGGCGATAG
- a CDS encoding LOG family protein, producing MISPPKAYENISFLNSAYCRPVRLQLEYLHPEVTMQEEGVKSTIVLFGSARIPSPETAADCKNPKLAELVPYYEEARKFAAIVSTTCQTNHECEYVVVTGGGGGIMEAGNRGANEAGCKSISLNIQLPFEQEANPYVTPELNFEFHYFHMRKMHFLQRAKAVVIFPGGFGTFDELFEALTLIQTKKINPMPVILFDAGHWKKLINWEYLAECGLISPNDLDIITFCDKAEDAWKVITDYYA from the coding sequence ATGATCAGCCCCCCCAAAGCCTATGAAAACATTTCTTTCTTAAACAGTGCCTACTGCCGCCCGGTGCGGCTGCAGCTCGAATACCTGCATCCGGAAGTAACGATGCAGGAGGAGGGCGTGAAGTCCACCATCGTCCTGTTCGGCAGCGCACGCATCCCCTCGCCCGAAACCGCGGCCGACTGCAAAAACCCGAAGCTGGCCGAACTGGTACCCTATTACGAGGAGGCGCGAAAATTCGCGGCCATCGTCAGCACCACTTGCCAGACCAACCACGAATGCGAATATGTGGTCGTCACCGGCGGGGGCGGCGGCATCATGGAAGCGGGCAACCGGGGGGCCAACGAGGCCGGCTGCAAGTCGATCTCGCTCAACATCCAGTTGCCGTTCGAGCAGGAGGCCAATCCCTACGTAACGCCCGAGCTCAACTTTGAGTTCCACTATTTCCACATGCGCAAGATGCACTTCCTGCAGCGCGCCAAGGCCGTCGTCATTTTCCCGGGCGGGTTCGGCACCTTCGACGAGCTGTTCGAGGCGCTGACCCTGATCCAGACCAAAAAGATCAATCCCATGCCCGTCATCCTCTTCGATGCCGGGCACTGGAAAAAGCTCATCAACTGGGAATACCTCGCCGAGTGCGGCCTCATCAGCCCCAACGATCTCGACATCATCACCTTCTGCGACAAGGCGGAGGATGCATGGAAGGTGATCACCGACTACTATGCGTAA
- a CDS encoding tRNA dihydrouridine synthase: MKLSPLQFGSVVIDFPVVLAPMAGYTDAAMRTLCLEHGAGAVYTELASSEGLCRDGGKTFEVLKPAENEHPIAGHIFGANPQRMAEAAKIMEQEGGFDWIDINCGCPVKKVVSRGAGAALLKDLPRMAKIIEAVKGAVALPVSVKTRIGFNHDTADHLEIAKVVEASGADMIAVHARLAKHFHGGDPDWEKLAEMKQQLKIPIIGNGGVNSPEDAEKMVEVSGVDGVMIGRGAIGNPWIFEAIRRGRQDACDTNAVPQASRLLPSLAERRDMMAEHLRRLVELNELKQEVSSRAKKYSAEQAACIQFRTHIPYYVKGLFGKKQLLMKLAHLLSVDAIMEEVDVLMEKNKRDD; encoded by the coding sequence ATGAAATTATCCCCCCTCCAGTTTGGCTCCGTGGTAATCGACTTTCCCGTGGTGCTCGCCCCGATGGCGGGCTACACCGATGCCGCGATGCGCACGCTGTGCCTCGAGCACGGCGCCGGGGCGGTCTATACCGAGCTCGCCAGCTCGGAAGGGCTTTGCCGCGACGGAGGAAAAACCTTCGAGGTGCTAAAGCCTGCGGAGAACGAGCATCCCATTGCCGGACACATTTTCGGGGCGAATCCGCAGCGCATGGCCGAAGCCGCAAAAATCATGGAGCAAGAGGGCGGTTTCGACTGGATCGATATCAATTGCGGCTGCCCGGTCAAGAAGGTGGTGTCGCGCGGCGCCGGCGCGGCGCTGCTCAAGGATTTGCCGCGCATGGCGAAGATTATCGAAGCGGTGAAAGGCGCCGTCGCGTTGCCGGTCTCGGTCAAGACCCGCATTGGATTCAACCACGACACCGCCGACCATCTCGAAATCGCAAAGGTCGTCGAGGCAAGCGGGGCGGATATGATCGCCGTCCACGCCCGTCTCGCAAAACATTTCCACGGCGGCGATCCCGATTGGGAAAAGCTCGCCGAGATGAAGCAGCAGCTGAAAATCCCAATCATCGGCAACGGCGGCGTCAATTCGCCGGAAGATGCCGAAAAGATGGTCGAGGTTTCCGGCGTGGACGGTGTGATGATCGGCCGAGGCGCCATTGGAAATCCGTGGATTTTCGAGGCCATTCGGCGGGGCAGGCAGGACGCCTGCGATACAAATGCCGTACCGCAGGCGTCCCGCCTGCTACCGTCGCTCGCGGAACGCCGCGATATGATGGCGGAGCACCTGCGGCGGTTGGTGGAGCTGAATGAGCTGAAGCAGGAGGTTTCGAGCCGTGCGAAAAAATATTCGGCGGAGCAGGCCGCCTGCATCCAGTTCCGCACCCATATTCCCTATTATGTGAAGGGATTGTTTGGTAAGAAGCAGTTGCTCATGAAGCTCGCCCACCTTTTGTCGGTCGATGCAATCATGGAAGAAGTTGATGTTTTAATGGAAAAGAATAAGCGTGACGATTGA
- the uvrA gene encoding excinuclease ABC subunit UvrA, with amino-acid sequence MAKQWINVAGAREHNLKDVHVKIPRDELTVVTGLSGSGKSSLAFDTIYAEGQRKYVESLSAYARQFLGQMQKPDVDYIEGLSPAVSIEQRTAGSNPRSIVATTTEIYDYLRLLYASIGKAHCYQCGKPVSSQSAEEIVEQLMQLPAKTKLMILAPMVRGRKGEHVEVYEQIRKQGFVRARVDGEVYEIENVPKLKKTFKHTIDAVVDRLAVSDDIRSRMTDSVELALGQAEGLVTALVATGDGGWEERLFSEHNACNDCGISFDKLEARHFSFNSPYGACPTCHGLGTQMVFDEEQVVPDPSLAIESCVHPWRYGGHRMIIYHKKLLQAVAERHGIDPRTPFQELPKKVQKEIFHGTGDEDIEYYMRRRLIKKPFRGVFPMLMERVESNESEAMSHWLRGYMTKRICPECNGSRLRPAVLACTMNGRNIREIITDSVIDSQRFFEALKLTKQETLITKEILKEIRSRLGFMVNVGLDYLTLDRESGTLSGGEAQRIRLATQIGAGLVGVVYVLDEPSIGLHQRDNDRLIHTLQGLRDLGNTVIVVEHDEQTIRTADYVVDLGPAAGRHGGEVVFAGRTDKLMTADTLTAKYLRGELQVEVPEKRTKPFKGWIELKGAEANNLKKVDARFPLGLFTCVTGVSGSGKSTLTDYTLKRALARHFNGSKDAPGKFKSVEGLDFVDKMIVIDQSPIGRTPRSNPATYTGAFTDIRNLFATLPASKMRGYKPGRYSFNVKGGRCERCKGDGILKIEMHFLPDVYVPCEQCNEKRYNRETLEVHYKSRNIADVLDMTINEALEFFEAVPKIQRKMKTLCEVGLGYLKLGQPATTLSGGEAQRVKLSTELSKRSTGQTVYILDEPTTGLHFADVHKLLEVLERLRDEGNTVIVIEHNLDMIKRADHIVDLGPGGGINGGTVVVSGPPEKVAKCAKSYTGQYLKELLD; translated from the coding sequence ATGGCTAAACAATGGATAAACGTGGCGGGGGCGCGGGAGCACAACCTGAAGGATGTGCATGTAAAGATCCCGCGCGATGAGTTGACGGTGGTGACGGGGCTGAGCGGCTCCGGCAAGTCGTCGCTGGCGTTCGACACCATCTATGCCGAGGGGCAGCGCAAATATGTGGAGAGCCTTTCGGCCTACGCGCGCCAGTTCCTGGGGCAGATGCAGAAGCCGGATGTGGACTACATTGAAGGGCTATCCCCGGCGGTATCGATCGAGCAGCGCACGGCGGGTTCGAACCCGCGTTCGATCGTGGCGACGACGACGGAGATCTACGACTATCTCCGGCTGTTGTATGCGAGCATTGGCAAGGCGCACTGCTACCAATGCGGCAAGCCCGTCAGCAGCCAGAGCGCCGAGGAGATTGTCGAGCAGTTGATGCAGCTGCCCGCCAAGACCAAGCTGATGATCCTCGCGCCGATGGTGCGCGGCCGCAAGGGCGAGCATGTGGAGGTCTACGAGCAGATCCGCAAGCAGGGCTTTGTCCGCGCGCGCGTCGATGGCGAGGTGTACGAAATCGAAAACGTGCCGAAGCTGAAAAAGACGTTCAAGCACACCATCGACGCGGTGGTGGATCGCCTTGCGGTTTCGGACGACATCCGCAGCCGCATGACCGATTCGGTCGAGCTGGCGCTGGGGCAGGCCGAGGGCTTGGTGACGGCGCTGGTGGCCACCGGGGATGGCGGCTGGGAAGAGCGGCTCTTTTCGGAGCATAACGCCTGCAACGATTGCGGGATCAGCTTCGATAAGCTCGAAGCCCGACACTTTTCGTTCAACAGTCCGTATGGTGCCTGCCCGACCTGCCATGGCCTCGGCACGCAAATGGTGTTCGACGAAGAGCAGGTGGTGCCGGACCCGTCGCTGGCCATCGAGTCCTGTGTGCATCCGTGGCGCTATGGCGGGCACCGGATGATCATCTATCATAAAAAGCTATTGCAGGCGGTGGCGGAGCGGCACGGGATTGATCCGCGCACCCCGTTCCAGGAGCTTCCGAAAAAGGTGCAGAAGGAAATCTTCCATGGCACGGGCGACGAAGATATTGAATACTACATGCGCCGCCGCCTGATCAAGAAGCCGTTCCGGGGCGTTTTCCCGATGTTGATGGAGCGGGTGGAAAGCAACGAGAGCGAGGCGATGAGCCACTGGTTGCGCGGCTACATGACCAAGCGGATTTGCCCCGAGTGCAATGGCTCGCGCCTGCGCCCGGCGGTGCTCGCCTGCACCATGAACGGCCGCAATATCCGCGAAATCATCACCGATTCGGTGATCGATTCGCAGCGCTTTTTCGAAGCGCTCAAGCTGACCAAGCAAGAAACCTTGATCACCAAGGAAATCCTCAAGGAGATCCGGTCGCGCCTCGGCTTCATGGTCAACGTGGGGCTCGACTACCTCACGCTCGACCGCGAGAGCGGCACGCTCTCCGGCGGCGAGGCGCAGCGCATCCGGCTGGCAACGCAGATCGGGGCGGGGCTGGTGGGCGTGGTCTATGTGCTCGACGAGCCGAGCATTGGCCTGCACCAGCGCGACAACGACCGGCTGATCCATACGCTGCAAGGCCTGCGCGACCTGGGCAACACGGTGATTGTGGTCGAGCACGACGAGCAGACGATCCGCACGGCCGACTATGTGGTCGATCTCGGCCCCGCCGCCGGGCGCCACGGCGGCGAGGTGGTTTTTGCGGGCAGGACCGACAAGCTGATGACGGCCGATACGCTGACGGCGAAGTATCTGCGCGGCGAGCTGCAGGTGGAGGTTCCGGAAAAACGGACGAAACCCTTCAAGGGGTGGATCGAACTGAAGGGCGCGGAGGCCAACAACCTGAAAAAGGTGGATGCCCGTTTCCCGCTCGGCCTCTTCACCTGCGTGACCGGGGTGTCGGGCAGCGGCAAGAGTACGCTGACCGACTACACGCTCAAGCGCGCGCTGGCGCGGCATTTCAATGGATCGAAGGATGCACCCGGCAAGTTCAAGAGTGTTGAGGGGCTCGACTTTGTCGATAAGATGATCGTGATCGACCAGTCGCCGATCGGCCGCACGCCGCGCTCGAACCCGGCCACCTACACCGGGGCGTTCACCGATATCCGCAACCTGTTCGCCACATTGCCTGCTTCCAAGATGCGCGGCTACAAGCCGGGTCGCTATAGCTTCAACGTCAAGGGCGGACGCTGCGAACGCTGCAAGGGCGACGGCATCCTCAAGATCGAGATGCACTTCCTGCCGGATGTCTATGTGCCGTGCGAGCAATGCAATGAAAAACGCTACAACCGCGAGACGCTCGAAGTGCATTACAAAAGCAGGAATATTGCCGACGTGCTCGATATGACGATCAACGAGGCGCTCGAATTTTTCGAGGCGGTGCCCAAGATCCAGCGCAAGATGAAGACGCTTTGCGAGGTGGGGTTGGGTTATCTCAAACTCGGCCAGCCCGCCACAACGCTTTCCGGCGGCGAGGCGCAGCGCGTCAAGCTCTCGACCGAACTGAGCAAACGCTCGACCGGGCAGACCGTCTACATCCTGGACGAGCCGACCACGGGCCTCCACTTCGCCGATGTCCACAAGCTGCTGGAGGTGCTCGAGCGCCTGCGCGACGAGGGCAACACCGTCATCGTGATCGAGCACAACCTCGACATGATCAAGCGCGCCGACCACATTGTCGACCTCGGACCCGGCGGCGGCATCAATGGCGGAACCGTGGTTGTTTCCGGGCCGCCGGAAAAAGTGGCCAAGTGCGCGAAATCCTACACGGGGCAATATTTGAAGGAATTACTGGATTAA
- a CDS encoding SET domain-containing protein, whose translation MPNMHKLEVRDSRIHGKGVYAIEPIDKGAKIGTYHGHRTEEDDTYVLWVTDEDGVEYGVNGYTNLKFLNHSCEPNAEFDGEELHALRAIDPGDEITFHYGNLFVEWLESEK comes from the coding sequence ATGCCGAACATGCACAAGCTGGAGGTGCGGGATAGCCGCATCCATGGAAAAGGGGTCTACGCCATTGAACCCATCGATAAAGGCGCGAAGATTGGAACCTACCATGGCCATCGTACCGAGGAGGACGATACCTATGTGCTTTGGGTCACGGACGAGGACGGGGTTGAATATGGCGTGAACGGGTATACCAACCTGAAATTCCTGAACCACTCCTGCGAACCGAACGCGGAATTCGATGGCGAAGAACTCCATGCGCTGCGGGCTATTGACCCCGGCGACGAGATCACGTTTCACTATGGCAATCTGTTTGTCGAATGGTTGGAAAGTGAAAAGTAA